A region from the Nymphalis io chromosome 9, ilAglIoxx1.1, whole genome shotgun sequence genome encodes:
- the LOC126770844 gene encoding uncharacterized protein LOC126770844, which yields MNWEAYLAIFLIYIGQNKAVRLHKLFLFLDGYKSEHELEGFLHVGNDYAVFLRKPSPHAKFLIYELYEANNEKSNNNKSRLLAISKIPITYIKEQLDIFRTELYKAKYVDDDIVPGTQVKTLREWQIDRALDLQTKEVGAEKTLLRAILL from the exons ATGAATTGG GAAGCATATTtagctatatttttaatctatattggGCAGAACAAAGCAGTCCGCTTGCATAAGCTGTTTCTATTCTTGGACGGATACAAATCTGAACACGAATTGGAAGGTTTCCTCCACGTGGGTAACGACTACGCAGTATTCCTCAGAAAACCTAGTCCACATGCCAAGTTTTTGATCTACGAATTATACGAGGCGAATAACGAAAAGTCTAACAACAATAAATCAAGATTACTCGCTATATCAAAGATACCAATTACTTACATTAAGGAACAACTGGATATATTCAGAACAGAATTATACAAGGCGAAGTATGTTGATGATGATATAGTTCCCGGTACTCAAGTTAAGACGTTAAGAGAGTGGCAGATAGACAGGGCGTTGGACTTGCAAACCAAAGAAGTGGGTGCTGAGAAGACGCTGTTGAGAGCAATTTTGTTGTGA